The proteins below are encoded in one region of Lactuca sativa cultivar Salinas chromosome 3, Lsat_Salinas_v11, whole genome shotgun sequence:
- the LOC111917657 gene encoding phospholipase A(1) DAD1, chloroplastic-like: MEFHGAKNWEGLLDPLDDGLRGEIIRYGSFVEAAYTSFDFDPSSPTYASCRYTKSSILERSGVHRSGYRVTKHLHATSSIPLPRWIERMPRWMQVQSSWVGYVAVCDDEKEISRLGRRDIVIALRGTATCLEWLENLRATLTHCNSDDQKDDGPMVETGVQSLYSSSSIISPSLQQLLREEIVRLLRMYSDEPLSLTITGHSLGASLAILAAYDIKTTIKHSPHLSVISFGGPRVGNRSFRHHLEEQGTKILRIVNSDDIITKVPGFFVEENDDVEHEEDDHVAHLTGWIQKHVTDSRWVYANIGHELRLSSRDLLKLSSINVATCHDLKTYLDLVNGFVSSSCPLRAGASRMLKKATTIPSLQ, translated from the coding sequence ATGGAGTTCCATGGCGCCAAGAACTGGGAAGGTTTGTTAGATCCTCTTGACGATGGTTTGCGTGGAGAGATCATACGCTACGGAAGTTTCGTGGAGGCTGCATACACGTCCTTTGACTTTGATCCATCTTCTCCGACTTACGCTTCATGTCGCTACACAAAAAGCTCGATACTTGAACGTTCCGGTGTCCACAGATCCGGGTACAGAGTGACGAAACATTTACATGCCACGTCTTCCATTCCCTTGCCACGTTGGATAGAGAGGATGCCACGTTGGATGCAAGTACAGTCCAGTTGGGTAGGTTACGTAGCCGTTTGCGACGATGAAAAGGAGATCTCTAGGCTCGGAAGACGAGACATCGTCATTGCTCTCCGTGGCACTGCCACTTGTCTAGAGTGGCTTGAAAATCTACGCGCCACCCTCACTCATTGCAACTCCGACGACCAAAAAGACGACGGACCCATGGTGGAGACCGGAGTTCAAAGCTTGTATTCCTCCAGCAGCATCATATCCCCGAGTTTACAACAATTATTACGAGAAGAGATTGTCAGATTACTAAGAATGTACAGTGACGAGCCACTTAGTTTGACAATCACCGGCCATTCTTTAGGAGCTTCTTTAGCCATTCTAGCGGCGTACGATATCAAAACCACCATCAAACACTCTCCACATCTCTCTGTAATCTCATTTGGTGGGCCCAGGGTCGGAAACCGAAGCTTTCGCCACCATTTAGAGGAACAAGGAACGAAAATCTTACGTATAGTCAATTCCGATGACATAATCACAAAAGTGCCTGGGTTTTTCGTCGAAGAGAATGATGATGTGGAACATGAAGAGGATGATCATGTCGCTCATTTGACTGGATGGATACAGAAGCACGTTACAGATAGTCGATGGGTGTACGCTAACATTGGGCATGAGCTACGGCTAAGTAGTCGAGACTTGTTAAAGTTAAGCAGTATTAATGTGGCGACATGCCACGATCTCAAGACTTATCTTGaccttgtaaatggttttgtgagctCAAGTTGTCCGCTTAGAGCTGGTGCAAGTAGAATGCTCAAGAAAGCTACTACTATCCCTTCTCTACaataa